Genomic window (Gymnogyps californianus isolate 813 chromosome 2, ASM1813914v2, whole genome shotgun sequence):
taaagcaaggaaaagattttctggTTTGCTACAGCTGTTAGATTCGAACAGATTAATAACTAGCCACCACGTAGGACTAGGTTTTCTTGTACACTGCACCAGTAACCCTTTGCTATAATGAGGACACAAAGAGGCTCACATCAGGCTGCTCCTCTTCTTCATAACTCAAAAGCGTCACAGTGGCAATAGCCTCTAGTGCTATTTGTCTTTAGTGCAGTTGTGACACTTCGGCATGATCCATAATTTGGCAGCTATTTACCGTGACATTTCCCTTCAGTGCAGCCATAACATTCAGTGAAGCCATTATTTGGTTCCATTTACCATATAAATTGTATTGTCGTGCATGCATGCTAGCAGCTACATTAGGTACCTGAAAATGAGTAAATCTTGTAAAATAGATACTAACAGCTATTCAGCAGAGAAATTTCTTTACTCCTCAGACAGAAGTAGGAATATATATAATATCTGCAAACACTACTGCAAACTTTTCCTTGAGAGACtgtaattatttgtatttacatGACACAGCAGTTATTAATATCCActtattaaatatatacattatatatacatacacacacttatGCACACGTACAAATATATAGCAAACTATTGCTTGGTAGAAATCTAACTTAATTCAAAAAGGTATTAGGAGATTCCAGCATAGCAATTAAGTAGGAAGCATATCTGTAAAATGTGCTGAGGGTTGCAGGCCAGGAGAGAGTGAGTACGTGTGTGTCCGTGTGCGCGTGCGTATGCACACATGTGACAGACTCAGGAAAAAAGCCAGCTCTTCATCTagttctttgttgtttttccatGGAAGCATATGTGTGTAGGAAAGGGAAATTCTGTTATTAGCCTCAGCAAACAATGCCAGATTCCTCTGTAGCAAATTCATTTAGAAAGGTAAAATTAGGATGTAGTGCTAGCAACCACATCTCAATGAGCTGCTATTATTAAtagtattattatttaaatCCCTGCTCTCTACATATAGTATACTTAGTACTTCCCAGGcaaatgtattattatttttaatcatttaagtCCCCACTGTGCACACAGCTTTTAATACACCTTTTTTGCAAGCATATTAAGTGTATTGTTATTAATCCCTTGCTGTGACtctacagtatttcttttccttgtatGTTCAATGTCCTATCATCATTTAAACCTCTCAGTGTGTGCATGCCATATACATTTTCCTATCCATCtaatatttaaacattatttaaatcCATCATAGCTTACTTATTCAAAGTCAGCCCTGCTCCCATAACTGTAAGTTTGCAGGatacacttttaaataaaaagttggcttcccccccccgcaaaCCAAAAATTATGATGAATCTCGGCAGAAAAGCCTTATCTGCgtgtttcagaaatacttttcacCTTCTCCCCGTCGATGATGCTCTCTTTCAGCAATCTAAATGACAGAAgttgtatctttaaaaacaaaaattacttcttcaTTCTGGATTCATTCATGGAAGAGCAATCATGTATATCCTGAGTTACCCCCCTTTAGCTTCATATAGGCATGTGATGAAAAGGACAAGCCCAATGGCCGCAGCCCAACCCAAACACCAAAAGAGCTACGAAATTAGTACATTGGCCATACAAATTCTGCATAacaaatttaaactttttattaacGCTGTAATCAGTATGAAAGTGCTAAATAATAAGCCTGAAGccaaaattaaaaccaacaaaatgtCATatctgaatatatatatatatatatgtgaacCTTCCAAAGGTTCCTCTCTTCCCTTATTTTCATCAGTGAAAGAGCCTGGGGCAGTTGCATTACTCAATGTTATATATGAAgtaacatattaaaaagaaagtagaatGCTGTATGTCCAAACAGAATCCTGTTACAATAATTTTTTATGACAAAAACGTTTGGAATTCACTGCCTCGGAAACACCTAAATCTATTGGGCTAGCAGTGATCaacacctctgaaaatcaggccacTTGGATGGGTTTTGGCATTTGACTGCAGGAACTTAATTTGAAAAACTGTTACCCATGCAACTCTTCTGTGCATATCACAGATGTAACCAattgtattctttttatttttattttgccctCGTACATCccaaacagcctttttttttaagatgcatttaTTGACCAAGGGCACCGCCTTCTCtctgaacaagaaaataaaccatGTGCCTAGGAATAAAATAGTGAGAAATTCGTGTGCTCTGATCTTACATGGTACTTGcatgttttcatctttctaGCATCCAGTTGTAAGACCTTTCTAACCAcgcaaaacacacaaaacaccacaatatttgtaatattagaggggaaagaggaagtGTGTTTCTAACAGCAGATCttggtgaaaacaaaaatcatagTGGTTTGACGCCCAGCTTGACTAAAAGAGAAATGGTAACAAAGACTCAAGCCATTCTGCCTTTCCCCACAATCCTCCAAAGTGGGACTAAACCTACGAGTCAGACATGGCCCAAAAAAGGGACAGTTCTTTGTTGCACACAATTCTTTAGGATGCTAATGAAATACGCactaaaaaattacaataaGAATGCACTAaatcaaagttaaaaatactttttctactGCCTGTACTACTGAGTAAAATATAAGTTCTTCCTAcatgttacttttaaaaatgtcgTGTACAGTCAGTCCTGAATAATGCCCAAAAATTAAGTTTACCctggattttttccttcaaccCCTAGACAGTATCAGTCTATCATTACTTTTACTATTAGGTGTATGATCTTAGGAAATTTCCATCTCTCCAACTGCATACAAATGTATATAGTTTCAAAAGATGTGGCAAAATCGGCCTTTAAGATCTTAAACGTTTGCTATGGAAAAAAGATGTAGAGCAAGCAtagtttaaagtattttattgttCTGGAAAATATGACACTTCTAGCTGGAATTCCCACTCTCTGTACCGTTAATAATATCTATTAAGTGAggaagaattttcaaaattttacaaAACCTTGTAATTGCACCCACTAAGCTATGATTGAGCGTCAGTACGTGTACGAGGTACTGTGACTGTAGATCTAAAATGGTCTTGCTGTTTGTAAAAGGGCTTCTGCAGAAGCAGTATTCGGTAAAAGTAGAAGTAGCAGCCTGATTATGGGAAGTCACATCAAGAATCATCAGTCAAAGAACTCTACAACACAGAGATTATCTACAAAGGAGCTAGTCAGCAAGAACTGTATCAATATGAATAAATgccacaaatatttaaatagcttttttaactttattaaaTCTTCAAAAAATATACAGGACCTGAACACGTGAACATGGCTCAAAATCCCACTCCAATAATCTTATAATACTGACTAAAGGTGAGATCGGACAGTAAACAGTAACAGTAGCAAatgaaaaggcaagaaaatgagATTATGTTGCAACTTGTAGTTaaggatttaaaagaaaattgcacaGTTGTTTATAGTTACTAAAGACATAATCAAAAAAACAGTCAAGTTGCTTTTCTTAAGATTACTGACATGTCAGAATTGGAGGATAAATTTCCCTGTGTAACCAGTCAAGGAATATTACTATGATCCATGATGCAACTGAATTATGATTATTGTGTTTGTGACAAAAAATCAAGAGCgtaattttttccagaaacttcAAGAGATTAATAGAGCAACCACAAGATACAACTCTTTACTTAGTCTTGTtctaacaattttatttttaaatcagggAATCAAAATtgctgaaagaattttttttttcctgagctgaaCTATATATAAAGTCTTATCAAACCAGCCTGACAGACTAAATCTGCCTCTGCATCAAGACTTATTCTGTCAGGAACAATGTTCTTGTCTCATGCTAGCCTAAGCGACAGAATCAAACACAGGCCCCTTAAGTCCGTGCTACAGCCACCAATTTAAGcacttttaagaaaagaaaaaaaaacacaaaactttttattaacaccttaatgctgttttttaatataatatcCATTactaagcttaaaaaaaagaaattgtttctagTAATTCTGTGGCATAAAGTgcccattttctctcttctgattTATAtcattgttctgtttttacagcTTACTGTTGACAGAGTGAGGTAATTCAACTACAATTTTTCCAATGTTTTTTCCCATGTACATGTAATCTACAGCACGGAATACAGACTCCAAGCCAGTGAACTTGCCCTCCGGAGACATGTCTCCAAAGTCCACCTCACAAACCAGGTCTCCTCTTTCATACATCTTGAGCAAGTGCTTCAGAGCCATTTTGTATTCGGAAAGGTAATGGTTCAAGAAGAAACCCCGGATGCTGGCAGACTTCTTCAATAGTTTTGCTGGCAATAACTCTGCTTTAATGGGCTGGAGGCCAGTAGGGTTTTGGTAGCCAGCGATAAACCCAATAACTATCAGGCGCCCTTTGGTAGCCAAGGAGTTGAGAGCCAAGTCAAACATCTTTCCCCCAACAGATTCATACACTACATCCACACCTTCGGGGTAGTCCTTCCTAAGAACAGAttcaacattttcagttttatagtTGATCGTACGGTCACAGCCAATGGATTTCAGAAAACCACCCTTTTCATCACTGGAGCAGGTTCCAATTACATGGCATTTTGCCTTCTTTGCAAGCTGCACAGCGAACTGGCCCGTGCCTCCAGCCGCTGCTGTCACCAGAACCTTCTTGCCTTCAGacagctctcccagctcttTCAAACTGATGTATGCGGTAGCGCCACTTACCATTAAAGTAAGAAACTCGGGTTTCACAGAGGGTAGAGGAACTGCTTGTTTGGCAGGCACAACTGTGTATTCAGCAAAGGAACCTGCTTTCAGGTAGGCCACAGCTTGACCCACTGTGTAATCAGCACTAGCACTGAGTCCTAACGCTACCACATCACCGACACCTTCAAAACCTATATCAAATGGGGGTTTAACTGATGCGTCATATCGACCAGCTGAGTAGTTTATGTCAGATGCATTAATGCCGACAAatctagaagaaaacaaaaatgcattaacGAGATTTATTCCTTACCAAGACTTTGTCGTACGAGAAACCTTCAATTTAAATTTGTGGGATAAGTACGAGACTTTTTCTGATTATTGGTATATATGAATAATGAGTACACTCCAGAGACTACTTCCATCAGACATTTGTAGTTTACATCCTGTTACTCTAGAATTAAAGATAaatttgctaaaagaaaaaaaaaaaaaccaaaccaaaaaccaactTATATTTTCCTCAGGTCAATTTGACCAAACtaagcaaactaaaaataattctgtaaaatattaaaggatGAAAATTAATCGACCACTTTATACCAGatgtgaaaacactgaagaataaaaCGTGCAAAGCGGTAAATATGTGGATTCTGGCAacaaatttacatttttgaatATAATAATACTGTTAGTGGCTAACGATCATATTAACTATCGATGTCATTTGCAAGGTCATGTTACTGTAGGCAAGTACTTTTTAATTGATGGAGTCACTACAGCAAATTTGCCTTTTGATGTAGCTAATGTCAacgttaaaatatttttctttatataaattACTTGCAACGCATCAAAACAACCTTGCACAGAAGGACTAAAATTATAAGACTGAGTATCAAGTCCTACTGACCTCTAACAGGTGAAAATGGATGCTAGgcgtttttaatttttttagaaaatgagaCATTCTCACAACTTGATTAAGCACTAGGAGATAATGCCTAAAAGAAAGTTATGATCTAGCTTAAACgcaaagaatattttagtaacactttttttaaaaaaaacataacagTATCTCTACACAGGCAAGGGAAAAGAGACTGGGGAAGATTCTGCtaactggaaaatgtaaaaaagaaacacatgcaacagaaaacaccaggaCTGTTACTACATGTGGCAGTGACAACCTGAAAGGGGTACCTGATACCATGCAAAAGCTGCAGGTATGCAAACAGTGCACTTTTTTAATTGTTGCAGTTAGCAATAGGCTCAAATCATACGTATGTGTACTTTTAAATTGCTTGCACGCAGAGCAATGAGAACCAGAACCACTTTGCTCATTTTGATTTCCTTCAGTCTTTGTAGCATGGGGAGCCTCAAACTTTCACCAACGTAATGCGTTACGTATAAAAAGACACGTACGCATAAACATACCCATGCACAAAATAGGTGAAAGTGACTGTTGCTCTTTTTAATTCTGCCTTTAATTCACCGCTCAGCCGCAACAAAAAATGCCTACGTCTTGTGCATAGATACAAGAAATCCTCTATTATCCTGCTTTAAGTTAACTCCCATACAGCACTGCTAAAAGAGGTATAAAAACTGGTAACGGAGCAGCAGCTTCCGAGGCAACCCGTGTCCCTCGGGCGCCGGGCAGAAAGGCTCGGAGCACCGAGGCGAGACGTGCCGGCGCTGCAGTAGCCTCCTGCCGCTTTTACACCCCAACTTCTGTGGAAACGAGCTGAGGGTGAGAGGCCGGCGGGGAGCTGTGCTCGCCCCCTCCCCGGTCTCATCCCTTCGCCCAACTGGGGGCTCTCGGTAGCTGTCAGGCCAGCCCCCAGGCGCTCAC
Coding sequences:
- the PTGR3 gene encoding prostaglandin reductase 3 → MSFSAKSGALLISRAPRCWWRRRLQQPTCAAAGPAWSYFGGSRPRPILDMSYSRHFLDFQGSSIPSSMKKLVVTKLSQNFREAVTLRQDSPVPLPGDGDLLVRNRFVGINASDINYSAGRYDASVKPPFDIGFEGVGDVVALGLSASADYTVGQAVAYLKAGSFAEYTVVPAKQAVPLPSVKPEFLTLMVSGATAYISLKELGELSEGKKVLVTAAAGGTGQFAVQLAKKAKCHVIGTCSSDEKGGFLKSIGCDRTINYKTENVESVLRKDYPEGVDVVYESVGGKMFDLALNSLATKGRLIVIGFIAGYQNPTGLQPIKAELLPAKLLKKSASIRGFFLNHYLSEYKMALKHLLKMYERGDLVCEVDFGDMSPEGKFTGLESVFRAVDYMYMGKNIGKIVVELPHSVNSKL